From Micromonospora echinospora, one genomic window encodes:
- a CDS encoding extracellular solute-binding protein, with protein MVHRTWRRAAILVAGLLTLSLTACSEDSPDAKDLSGNRAGAMTGYGVGDQFTATEPVSFSILYNNHPNYPLKKEWAFWSELTRRTGVTLEPVAVPLSDYEQKRSLLIGAGDAPMIIPKTYHPQENAFVSSGAVLPVSDYLDLMPHLKDRIARWNLQPEIDSLRQSDGKFYLLPGVHEKPTAEYSLAVRADILDQLGLAVPRTWDELYTVLKAMKARYPDSYPFSDRWSRPTPGGSLLNILGASYGTSGGWGYQHATWDPSAGKFVYTGATEQYKQMLQYLHRLVAEGLLDPESFTQSDEAARQKLANGRSFVIGANAQTLVNDNRPDLAKNRPDARLVKIPLPVGPAGEINPASRLEGGIMISKKARESAHFVAMMQFVDWLWYSDAGQEFARWGVEGTTFTKDATGRRVLAADVNVVGLNPKADRHLQKDFGFYNGVFAYGGTTELVQSFFSAEEREFQQVMNARRPLPVPPPAPLTDDEREQASLWETPLKDHVTQMTLRFVLGQRPLGEWDAYVAELRAKNAQAYLDLVNKAHERYRKDNG; from the coding sequence ATGGTGCACCGCACGTGGCGCCGCGCGGCCATCCTCGTGGCCGGCCTGCTCACCCTCAGCCTCACCGCCTGCTCCGAGGACTCCCCCGACGCGAAGGACCTCTCCGGCAACCGGGCCGGCGCGATGACCGGGTACGGCGTCGGCGACCAGTTCACCGCCACCGAACCGGTCTCCTTCTCGATCCTCTACAACAACCATCCGAACTATCCGTTGAAGAAGGAGTGGGCGTTCTGGTCGGAGCTGACCCGGCGGACCGGGGTGACGCTCGAACCGGTCGCGGTGCCGCTGAGCGACTACGAGCAGAAACGCAGCCTGCTGATCGGCGCCGGGGACGCCCCGATGATCATCCCGAAGACGTACCACCCGCAGGAGAACGCCTTCGTCTCCTCCGGGGCGGTCCTGCCGGTCAGCGACTACCTCGACCTGATGCCGCACCTCAAGGACCGGATCGCGCGGTGGAACCTCCAGCCTGAGATCGACTCGCTGCGGCAGTCCGACGGCAAGTTCTACCTGCTCCCGGGGGTGCACGAGAAGCCCACCGCCGAGTACTCGCTGGCCGTGCGCGCCGACATCCTCGACCAGCTCGGCCTGGCCGTGCCGAGGACCTGGGACGAGCTGTACACCGTGCTCAAGGCGATGAAGGCGCGGTACCCGGACTCGTACCCGTTCTCCGATCGGTGGAGCCGGCCCACCCCCGGTGGCAGCCTGCTGAACATCCTCGGCGCGTCCTACGGCACCAGTGGCGGCTGGGGATACCAGCACGCCACCTGGGATCCGTCCGCCGGGAAGTTCGTCTACACCGGCGCCACCGAGCAGTACAAGCAGATGCTCCAGTACCTACACCGGCTGGTGGCCGAAGGCCTGCTCGACCCGGAGAGCTTCACGCAGAGCGACGAGGCGGCCCGGCAGAAGCTCGCCAACGGCCGGTCGTTCGTCATCGGCGCCAACGCGCAGACCCTGGTCAACGACAACCGGCCGGACCTGGCGAAGAACCGGCCGGACGCCCGACTGGTCAAGATCCCACTGCCGGTCGGGCCGGCCGGGGAGATCAACCCCGCCAGCCGCCTGGAGGGCGGCATCATGATCTCCAAGAAGGCCCGGGAGAGCGCGCACTTCGTGGCGATGATGCAGTTCGTCGACTGGCTCTGGTACTCCGACGCCGGGCAGGAGTTCGCCCGCTGGGGCGTCGAGGGGACGACCTTCACGAAGGACGCCACCGGCCGGCGGGTCCTGGCCGCCGACGTGAACGTCGTCGGGCTCAACCCGAAGGCCGACCGGCACCTGCAGAAGGACTTCGGCTTCTACAACGGCGTGTTCGCCTACGGCGGCACCACCGAGCTGGTGCAGTCGTTCTTCTCCGCCGAGGAGCGGGAGTTCCAGCAGGTGATGAACGCCCGCCGGCCGCTTCCGGTACCGCCGCCGGCCCCGCTCACCGACGACGAACGGGAACAGGCGTCGCTCTGGGAGACCCCGCTGAAGGACCACGTCACCCAGATGACGCTGCGGTTCGTCCTCGGTCAGCGGCCGTTGGGCGAGTGGGACGCGTACGTCGCCGAACTGCGGGCGAAGAACGCGCAGGCGTACCTGGACCTGGTGAACAAGGCCCACGAGCGCTACCGGAAGGACAACGGCTGA
- a CDS encoding GH39 family glycosyl hydrolase, producing the protein MRIHVPDQPTGRLGDAWRACVGTGRFELALRRDHQDSLALAQREIGFRHIRGHGLLSDGVGVHRPYEYRGTRHVRHAFTYVDQVIDAWLALGVRPFLELGFMPSGLASGDQTVFWWRGNVTPPRSWREWADLVRATLTHLVDRYGLDEVRGWPIEVWNEPNLTAFWRDADRDAYHRLYEVTAHTVKEVDAGLRVGGPAISPGADEWLPAFAEFTADRAVPVDFVSRHAYTSGPARHVPFGTHQTLAPAASLLEQFAAPRRHLAGTALAGLPVHVTEFNSSYRPDNAVHDTAFHAAYLAPVLAAGGDLVDSFSYWTFSDVFEEVGVPTALFHGGFGLLTHRQVKKPAYHLYAFLARMGEHVLARGVDHLVTRDDTGRVTVLAWAPVDVTGRDPVDRHRLALSVPLGPPGDRSASPPGTGSPPRSAFLLRSSVSEEAGNAWRAWCELGRPHSPGPRQLDLLREAAEPGRTHRSVPVVAGRVDLDLDLSRHEVTLVELVPVRDETPPWWHDHARPGGEQGPPVTAFCRTGDPCYHPGGGAEERK; encoded by the coding sequence ATGCGCATCCACGTGCCGGACCAACCGACGGGCCGGCTCGGCGACGCCTGGCGGGCCTGCGTGGGCACCGGCCGGTTCGAGCTGGCATTGCGACGCGACCACCAGGACTCGCTCGCCCTGGCCCAACGGGAGATCGGCTTCCGGCACATCCGGGGGCACGGCCTGCTCAGCGACGGCGTCGGCGTGCACCGCCCGTACGAGTACCGGGGCACGCGTCACGTCCGGCACGCGTTCACCTACGTCGACCAGGTGATCGACGCCTGGCTGGCCCTCGGCGTACGGCCGTTCCTGGAACTGGGCTTCATGCCGTCCGGCCTGGCCTCCGGCGACCAGACGGTGTTCTGGTGGCGGGGGAACGTCACCCCGCCCCGGTCCTGGCGGGAGTGGGCCGACCTGGTCCGGGCCACGCTGACGCACCTGGTCGACCGGTACGGGCTCGACGAGGTGCGCGGCTGGCCGATCGAGGTGTGGAACGAGCCCAACCTGACCGCCTTCTGGCGCGACGCCGACCGGGACGCCTACCACCGGCTGTACGAGGTCACCGCGCACACGGTCAAGGAGGTCGACGCGGGGCTACGGGTCGGCGGCCCGGCTATCTCCCCCGGGGCGGACGAGTGGCTCCCCGCGTTCGCCGAGTTCACCGCCGACCGGGCGGTGCCGGTCGACTTCGTCAGCCGGCACGCGTACACCTCCGGTCCGGCGCGCCACGTGCCGTTCGGCACCCACCAGACCCTCGCCCCGGCGGCCAGCCTGCTGGAGCAGTTCGCCGCGCCGCGCCGGCACCTGGCCGGCACCGCCCTGGCCGGGTTGCCCGTGCACGTCACCGAGTTCAACTCCTCCTACCGGCCGGACAACGCGGTGCACGACACCGCCTTCCACGCCGCGTACCTCGCCCCGGTCCTGGCCGCCGGTGGCGACCTCGTCGACTCCTTCTCGTACTGGACCTTCAGCGACGTGTTCGAGGAGGTGGGGGTGCCGACCGCGCTGTTCCACGGCGGTTTCGGCCTGCTCACCCACCGGCAGGTCAAGAAGCCGGCATACCACCTGTACGCGTTCCTGGCCCGGATGGGCGAGCATGTGCTCGCCCGGGGCGTGGACCACCTGGTCACCCGGGACGACACCGGCCGGGTCACCGTGCTGGCCTGGGCTCCGGTGGACGTCACCGGACGGGATCCGGTCGACCGGCACCGGCTGGCCCTCTCGGTTCCGCTCGGGCCGCCCGGCGACCGGTCGGCGTCCCCACCGGGGACGGGATCCCCACCGCGGTCGGCGTTCCTGCTGCGGTCGTCGGTGAGCGAGGAGGCCGGGAACGCCTGGCGGGCCTGGTGCGAGCTGGGGCGTCCCCACTCCCCCGGGCCGCGCCAGCTCGACCTGCTGCGGGAGGCCGCCGAGCCGGGCCGTACCCATCGGAGCGTGCCGGTGGTGGCCGGCCGGGTCGACCTCGACCTGGACCTCTCCCGGCACGAGGTGACCCTGGTCGAGCTGGTCCCGGTCCGCGACGAAACCCCACCCTGGTGGCACGACCACGCGCGGCCTGGGGGTGAGCAGGGGCCCCCTGTTACCGCTTTTTGTCGAACAGGGGACCCCTGCTACCACCCGGGCGGCGGAGCGGAGGAGCGAAAATGA
- a CDS encoding alpha-glucuronidase has protein sequence MSDGASTVHPAWLPAEAFGALGRRHTLVHGTGLLVDTVVDEVAGACGRYGGTVRRVPADVPATAPSPVGPAGGPRRHVPATAPSPPGDLLLALRDAAALPAWARRLTAGADGPLGDEGFLLAGSGDRTLLLADAPAGLLYGLFHLVRLGRAAFDARPVECHRPALARRMLDHWDNVDVHPVTGQVERGYAGGSIFWRDGAARGDLARVREYGRLLAACGVNAVAVNNVNVHASGARLLTERLGDVAAIADTLRPYGVRVHLSVTFAAPVVLGGLPNADPLDAAVRAWWAAAARRVYDRIPDFGGYVVKADSEGQPGPFTYGRDHADGANLLAATLAPFGGVVHWRAFVYDHRQDWRDRSTDRARAAFDHFTPLDGRFRDNVILQVKHGPMDFQVREPVSPVLAAMPATRLAVEVQVTQEYTGQQRHVCYLGPWWSEILGFAPWGPQGPTVADVAAGTASTRDPRSGAGGGRSATAGGGLVGVSNVGDDPFWTGHPLAQANLYAFGRLAWDPGLDPVAVLDEWIRLTFPPATTGDPGLVRRTLHAVLDGSWWTYERYTAPLGVGFMVRPGHHYGPDVDGYEYTPWGTYHFADRDGVGVDRTRATGTGFTGQYPRPWSERYEDLHGCPDELLLFFHHVPYGHVLRSGRTVIQHIYDTHFAGVEQVEAMRGQWRRLAGLVDPALYARVSERLDEQRRCAAEWRDQVNSYFLRKSGVPDEHGRRIW, from the coding sequence GTGAGCGACGGCGCGTCGACGGTCCACCCCGCCTGGCTGCCGGCCGAGGCGTTCGGGGCGCTCGGCCGCCGGCACACGCTGGTGCACGGCACGGGGTTGCTGGTCGACACCGTGGTCGACGAGGTCGCGGGCGCCTGCGGGCGCTACGGCGGCACGGTCCGGCGCGTCCCGGCGGACGTCCCGGCCACCGCGCCGTCCCCGGTCGGCCCCGCCGGTGGTCCACGCCGCCACGTCCCGGCCACCGCGCCGTCGCCACCCGGCGACCTGCTGCTGGCGCTGCGGGACGCCGCCGCCCTGCCGGCCTGGGCACGCCGGCTGACCGCCGGGGCCGACGGTCCCCTCGGCGACGAGGGTTTCCTGCTGGCCGGCTCGGGTGACCGCACGCTGCTGCTCGCCGACGCGCCGGCCGGCCTGCTGTACGGGCTGTTCCACCTGGTCCGCCTCGGCCGGGCCGCGTTCGACGCCCGCCCGGTCGAGTGTCACCGTCCGGCGCTGGCGCGGCGCATGCTCGACCACTGGGACAACGTCGACGTGCACCCGGTGACCGGGCAGGTGGAGCGCGGGTACGCGGGTGGTTCGATCTTCTGGCGGGACGGCGCGGCCCGGGGCGACCTGGCCCGGGTACGGGAGTACGGGCGGCTGCTGGCCGCGTGCGGGGTCAACGCGGTCGCGGTGAACAACGTCAACGTGCACGCCAGCGGGGCACGGTTGCTCACCGAGCGGCTCGGTGACGTGGCGGCCATCGCCGACACGCTGCGCCCGTACGGCGTGCGGGTGCACCTGTCGGTGACCTTCGCGGCCCCGGTCGTCCTCGGCGGCCTGCCCAACGCCGACCCGCTGGACGCGGCGGTCCGCGCCTGGTGGGCTGCCGCCGCCCGGCGGGTGTACGACCGCATCCCGGACTTCGGCGGCTACGTGGTGAAGGCCGACTCGGAGGGGCAGCCCGGCCCGTTCACCTACGGACGTGACCACGCCGACGGGGCGAACCTGCTGGCCGCGACGCTGGCTCCGTTCGGCGGCGTGGTGCACTGGCGGGCGTTCGTCTACGACCACCGCCAGGACTGGCGGGACCGGTCCACCGACCGGGCCCGGGCCGCCTTCGACCACTTCACCCCGCTGGACGGACGGTTCCGGGACAACGTCATCCTCCAGGTGAAGCACGGCCCGATGGACTTCCAGGTCCGGGAGCCGGTCTCCCCGGTGCTCGCCGCCATGCCGGCCACCCGGCTCGCGGTGGAGGTGCAGGTGACCCAGGAGTACACCGGCCAGCAGCGACACGTCTGCTACCTCGGTCCGTGGTGGAGCGAGATCCTGGGCTTCGCGCCGTGGGGCCCGCAGGGCCCGACGGTGGCCGACGTGGCCGCCGGCACCGCGTCCACCCGCGACCCCCGGTCCGGCGCGGGCGGGGGCCGGAGCGCGACGGCGGGCGGTGGCCTGGTGGGGGTCTCCAACGTCGGCGACGACCCGTTCTGGACCGGACACCCGCTGGCCCAGGCCAACCTGTACGCCTTCGGCCGGCTCGCCTGGGATCCCGGCCTCGACCCGGTCGCCGTCCTGGACGAGTGGATCAGGCTCACCTTCCCGCCGGCCACGACCGGTGACCCGGGACTGGTGCGGCGGACCCTGCACGCCGTGCTGGACGGCTCCTGGTGGACCTACGAGCGGTACACCGCCCCGCTGGGCGTGGGCTTCATGGTCCGCCCCGGGCACCACTACGGCCCGGACGTCGACGGGTACGAGTACACCCCGTGGGGCACGTACCACTTCGCCGACCGGGACGGCGTCGGCGTGGACCGGACCCGCGCCACCGGCACCGGCTTCACCGGCCAGTACCCACGGCCCTGGTCGGAGCGGTACGAGGACCTCCACGGCTGCCCGGACGAGCTGCTGCTCTTCTTCCACCACGTGCCGTACGGACACGTCCTGCGCAGCGGACGCACCGTCATCCAGCACATCTACGACACCCACTTCGCCGGGGTTGAGCAGGTGGAGGCGATGCGTGGGCAGTGGCGGCGGTTGGCCGGGCTGGTCGACCCGGCGCTGTACGCCCGGGTGAGTGAACGCCTCGACGAGCAGCGGCGGTGCGCGGCGGAGTGGCGCGACCAGGTGAACAGCTACTTCCTCCGCAAGTCCGGCGTGCCGGACGAGCACGGCCGGCGGATCTGGTGA
- a CDS encoding molybdenum cofactor biosysynthesis protein: protein MPEIVQLLASPVHRYVGRPADGPAPAAPDEIVEEVRLRAGLGIVGDRYFGRPAHRDASVTLIARESLPPGADLTQVRRNILTAGLAVDELVGSVLVLDSGQGPVRLRVNRAAHPCAWMDATIGPGAWKALRRRGGVRCTPLTDGTLRVGPVEVTVVG from the coding sequence GTGCCCGAGATCGTCCAGTTGCTGGCCTCGCCCGTGCACCGTTACGTGGGCCGGCCGGCCGACGGTCCGGCACCGGCCGCCCCCGACGAGATCGTCGAGGAGGTCCGGCTCCGGGCCGGGCTCGGCATCGTCGGCGACCGCTACTTCGGCCGGCCCGCCCACCGCGACGCGAGCGTCACCCTGATCGCGCGGGAGTCCCTGCCGCCCGGGGCCGACCTGACGCAGGTCCGGCGCAACATCCTGACCGCCGGCCTCGCCGTGGACGAGCTGGTCGGGTCCGTGCTGGTCCTCGACTCGGGCCAGGGGCCGGTCCGCCTGCGGGTCAACCGGGCCGCCCACCCGTGCGCGTGGATGGACGCCACCATCGGCCCGGGGGCCTGGAAGGCGTTGCGCCGCCGGGGCGGCGTCCGCTGCACCCCGCTGACCGACGGCACGCTGCGCGTGGGTCCGGTCGAGGTCACCGTCGTCGGCTGA
- a CDS encoding response regulator: MTRILVVDDEPQILRALRINLRARGYDVAVADTGATALKLAASQPPDLVVLDLGLPDLDGVDVIRGLRGWTSVPIIVLSGRAGSQDKVSALDAGADDYVTKPFGIDELLARIRAVTRRLHGAADNAVVTVRIGRHTVNLADRTVTRDDGTDVRLTPTQWGVLEQLLRHPGKLVSQRQLLHDVWGPEYQNETNYLRQYLAQLRRKLEDDPARPRHLVTEPGMGYRFRPDPEG, encoded by the coding sequence ATGACCCGCATCCTCGTCGTCGACGACGAACCGCAGATCCTCCGCGCTCTGCGGATCAACCTGCGGGCCCGGGGCTACGACGTCGCCGTGGCCGACACCGGCGCCACGGCGCTGAAGCTCGCCGCCAGCCAGCCACCCGACCTGGTGGTGCTCGACCTGGGACTGCCCGACCTCGACGGGGTGGACGTCATCCGGGGGCTGCGGGGGTGGACCAGCGTCCCGATCATCGTCCTCTCCGGCCGCGCCGGCAGCCAGGACAAGGTCTCCGCCCTGGACGCGGGCGCCGACGACTACGTCACCAAGCCCTTCGGGATCGACGAACTCCTCGCCCGGATCCGCGCCGTCACCCGCCGCCTGCACGGGGCCGCCGACAACGCGGTCGTCACCGTACGGATCGGCCGGCACACGGTGAACCTCGCCGACCGTACGGTCACCCGGGACGACGGCACCGACGTCCGGCTGACCCCCACCCAGTGGGGCGTCCTGGAACAGTTGCTGCGTCATCCCGGCAAGCTGGTCAGCCAGCGGCAGCTCCTGCACGACGTGTGGGGGCCGGAGTACCAGAACGAGACCAACTACCTGCGGCAGTACCTGGCCCAGCTACGCCGCAAGCTGGAGGACGATCCGGCCCGCCCCCGCCACCTCGTCACCGAACCCGGCATGGGCTACCGGTTCCGCCCCGACCCGGAAGGGTGA